The DNA sequence CTACGACGCGGGCCACGTCCCCGGCGCCCGCTTCCTCCCGCTCTCGGCCGTCGCCGCCGAGCGGGGCGGCGTGCCCAACATGCTCCCACCGCTGGCGGAGGTGCGCGCCGCCTTCCAAGCCGTCGGCGTCTCCGACGGCTCCCGCGTCGTCCTCTACGGCGACCTCGGCGGGCTCTCGGCCGCGCGCGCGCTCTACGCGCTCGACGCCATCGGCCACCCCGGCGGGGCCGTCCTCGACGGCGGACTCGCGGCGTGGCAGCGCGCCGGACAGCCGGTCTCTACGGACGCCGCCCCGCCCGCGCGCGCGGGCTCCATCACGACGGCACCGGACCCGCGCGTGACCGCGACCGCGTCCGACGTCCGCGCGCTCCTGGACGACGCCGCTGCCGGTCGCGCCGCGCTCGTGGACGCCCGACCGTTCGAGCAGTACACGGGCGCCACGCCGGGCGGCGGCGTCACCCGCCCCGGCCACGTCCCCGGCGCGGCCTCGCTCTTCTGGGAAGAGGACCTCCGGCCCGACGGCACGCTCCGCTCCCTCGACGAGCTCCGGGCGCGCTACGCCGAGGCG is a window from the Rubricoccus marinus genome containing:
- a CDS encoding sulfurtransferase, whose product is MRVLLALALVALGGCAATAPRPAASPDLVVSAAELADGIEGAVVVHVARERADYDAGHVPGARFLPLSAVAAERGGVPNMLPPLAEVRAAFQAVGVSDGSRVVLYGDLGGLSAARALYALDAIGHPGGAVLDGGLAAWQRAGQPVSTDAAPPARAGSITTAPDPRVTATASDVRALLDDAAAGRAALVDARPFEQYTGATPGGGVTRPGHVPGAASLFWEEDLRPDGTLRSLDELRARYAEAGAVPGEPVVTYCRTGVQASHAYLVARLLGLQPRLYDGSFFEWSTQTDYPVQPGPQP